The Bubalus bubalis isolate 160015118507 breed Murrah chromosome 2, NDDB_SH_1, whole genome shotgun sequence genome includes the window GAATATGAGCTCCCGGAAGAAGTTGAGTTAACCAGTTACCCCTGCTCCCCCTTCCAGCACAACATGCCCTTCTGGAGGATCACAAACCACGGAGACCTGGTGTCCCTCCACCAGGCTTTGGAGCTTGATTTTCTCTAAAAACTGGAATGATGAGCCTTCCCCATGAGCTCCTTTTCACTCCTTGAAGGGAGCCAGAGACCGGAACCAACtgggaattctctctctctttctccatggAATGCTGGCGAGAACACAATCAAAACCAACAGCTGCAAGAGATGAAGCTGATTTTTGCTGTGCGTGAGCTGCAGCCCCGTGTTCATCCTCGCACAGGAGCGGGAGATGGTTGCATTGAGAGAACAATAGACTCACCGCAGCTACAGTGCTTTTAattcttctgggtttttttttgtttgtttgttttattttgtttcaaaaaaatgaagaaaaagaaaaggaaatccttgGGGCAGAGTTGTACTCTGCGTCCATGACCAGATTGAGAACTGCTATTAACTTGTGGTGATAGGATAAACACAGCAGACTTTTGTAACATCTCTTGCAGTCTTTGTAATCTCCTTAGCTGTAGAACATACTCCCAGTGAAtgtatatgttatttttataggTAAGGGTCTGGTCTCTCTGAAGCAGATTcccctccccctttctttttctagCAAGAAAGGGGTGTGTAAAGTTTCCTTGGAAAATCGTAACTGAAATATCTGAGATACCTCTCTCTGACAGTAGCACCTCCTTAGCTGCTCCAGTGGTCTGCTCTCAAGGGTGGGCTCCTTCCCACGCTTCCACCTCCTGGTTGGCTGAACTGTGGGGCCTGGGACACTGATTAATTTTAGACTTTGCTGTTTCCCATCCTAGAAGCCTTAGTCCCCTTACCAGTCCCTCTCCCTTTTTGACCAAATGGCAGAACCCTAGAAACTCTTCTTAGTAAATTTTAAGCCTTCAGCTTGACTCTTCGTCAAAACTAACGAGGGCTTACCTTCAAACTGGAGAGAAGACCTAAGGCTTCTTAGGAATTTCCACTTCTTTGGCCCTTGAAACAGGAAGATTCCAACTTTTCCTCCTGCAAAAAAGCACCCTTCCCCAACAGAGGCCATCCCCACCGGGCCTCCGCCTTCTTAGTCAGCAGTGCCAGGCTAGTCCGCCCTCTGCACCTCATATCCACCCCCACACAGCTCTGGCCTGTCCCCAGGCTTTGGACCCAAGTAGTCAAATCAAGTCTGAGAAGAGGCTCATAACTGCATTTTGGCCAAAACTACTAAGGAATTTGACTTCATGCTCTGAATCCTTTAAGCCCTGTGAGTGGTGTTCTGGGCATGTATTTACCCAGATCTCAGCCTGAAACTGAAGACCAGATGGCTGTGATCAAAGCCCAGTTTTCCTATGGGATCCGCTTCCCACTTCTCAAGTCCCTTTCTAAAATGGGAAACTCGAAAGCCAGAAAGACTCACCTGATTTAAATGAGGTTGTAGATCCCCTACGCCATGCCTGAAAACTCAACCGTGGGCCAAATGCGGGAACACCTCCCAACCTGACCTCTGGGAAGTTGGGTGGGTGCCCAGGCATGAGTCACAGCCTTCAGTCCAGCTGTATTTGTGGATGCCCCACCCTCCACGAGCAGCCTGGACACGTGCTCAGGCCGCATAAACTTCCTTAGAGCTCAGGAAGTTCAGCCTCTCCCCGGTTGCACGGAGAGAGGTGATTCTATAAGCATCTCAGAGAGATGCAGCCTGGATCCCTAGCAGGCGGCGGCCTCGACCAACTACAGCCATCACTGCTTCCACTCATCCACTTGCGGATGCTCCCAGCACAGAAGGGGCCAGATTCCCTCTAATGCCAGATCACCCAGAGAAAGGCTGGTGTACACGTTCCTTCAGAACGAATTGAGAAAGTGCTTCATAACTCAGTTGTAGGGAAGAGGTGTTTGGAGAGGAGCTCAAATCAGTGCTTATCACCAAGCTGCCTCTTTGGGCTGTTTCCTTTGGATGGGGGAGGATATATAGTCTGAGGCGGACCTTCTTGGTCCGAGTTCACCATAGTTGCCCAGATGCTGCTCTGTCTTGCTTGATAATTGATCTTAGCGTGCTCTAGGGTGCGTGGTGGATCTCCACGCCCACCCCATCCTAGCAGTAGAGCTGTTGGCTTCTTGCCCTGCCCATAGGCCACCCGGTTGGTGCCGTGCTTCAGGCTGCTGAGACTGCGAGCAGTCCGCGCATCATGCTCacaagcacacgcacacacactcacatactttCCTCTGCTTGCCTGCTGGGAGCTCTTTATTCCTAGAGTATGACTTTGGACTCCTTTTTCGATGGCCTTTTCCACTCCTGCTCTGACTGCACAGCTTAGGTCTTTGCAAAAGGAACTTGAAACTGGCTAAGAGAGGTGAGGACGCTCCCTGGGCAGTGCCGTCTTTGCTCTTTTCTGGTtgttcagagggcagacagaaaatGGGAGCTTCCTGGCTCCTCTTTGCCAAAATGAATCGTCCGGGGAACCCAGTGCTCTTCAGTAAACCTGCTTTCCTCCTCCACAGCACAGAGATCTGGAGAGGAAAGCAAGTGGGCAGCGCAGCAAGCTCTTGGAGGCTGAGGTCCAAAGGATACTATGGGTCCTTCTCGTTTAGGGGAAAGCCTTCTACCAGAAAGAGTCCCCACCCGATGAGTCCCTTTCCCAGCTGGGCACCATGGGTTCTGTAAGATGGGTCTGCACGTTTCATGGTGAGAGCTGGGCCATCTGTAGTAAGGGATCTGGAATTGTCAGCCGTGTCCTGGGTCTAAGAGGTGGTTTTCCTTTCGAATGTAAAACTGACTGTGCCTTAGCATCACCCTGTCTGGTGCCCCTGGGGCAGCAGGTGGTGGCCAGGAGAGTGGATGCCTGCTCCAGATCTAGATGCCTAGTGGGGCTTTTATTTGGTTTGGGGTATTTCTGTCTTCTGCTCTGCAACGGGGGGGAGCAAACCTAGTGTCCCAGGAGACTTTGTGCCACAGCTTGTTCGCAGTTTACACAGACTTGTTCGCGTTAAAGCTCCAAGCAGAATCGGATGGGCCAACTCCAGTTGCAGCATATGGAGCTTCTCAGTGTCACTGCCTTGAATGGGTGTCAGTGCCACTGAACCAAGGGGGAGAGGGTTAAGGGGTGGAGCCACACACTCCCTCTCCCTGGGGGAGCGATGGCTGAAACCATGGGGTGGTGAGCTTTGGGCCTTTCTCGCTTTGCTCCTGCAGAAGGGGGCATTAGGAGCCCTCTTAAGCCAAGCTTCTGTTTCTCACCGCTAAATCGGTTTCCCTTTTCATTCAAAAGTTGAAACTCCCCAAATACTCAAGCTGTAGAAGCCAAATCGAAATTCTTAgattttgaaatatctcaacCACAAGACAACATCCAATTCTGGCCCACCTCTGATCAGCAGGCCCTGTCCCTTCCTCTCCCGAGTCAGAGAGCTCTAGCATGCAAGGTTACTTGGCTAGTTCCTAATGCACTGATGGGAGCCATCCCATTAAGGACGACTTCTACTCGAAACATGACCCTCTGGACTTCAGGTGCCTCATTTATCAGGAAAAGGCATTGATTGGATATATTTATGTGACTGCGGGCATTTGTGGCTGTCGAGTCCTTGACCATAATGTTATATGTAATGGGAACTATCttataaacttgaaaaaataaagtttttattttctatatggtTTGCTCCTGTGTCTTTTCTGAGTAGGATCAACCCAGTTGCCTAGCTGAGTATGCTCCTGAGTCAGGCTTCAAAAAAATACGCATAGCTCATTAGAAAGATGGCACCCTCTCAATAACTTCATCATTAAtttcccaaaaaaacaaaaacactagccATTCAGTacagataaatgagaaaataaatattttaaaataattttcaaaggaaaGTCTCTCTCAATTGTTTCTAAAAATATTGCTTTTCAAAGTTTAGGACTGGAATGCCAAAAGATTTCATTTGCTGTCAAATGTGCTGAAATTTAATTACTAAGAAATCAATACCTTGCTGTGCTGAGCTTCAAATGCAAAAGCAATAAAGCTGACAAATTGATAATCAAACTGATTGGCTTGTTTTCATGTTAAATTAGCTACTTTTTCTCttgtcatttttttagatttgagTCTGACTTTTCATTGGTCTGGAAAACGAGTCCTTTTGCCTTTTATTCCAAATAAGATTAGAATTGAATTCTAGCTTCCAAATACCATCCATGTCAGACTATAAGAtatatttttccccaaataaatacCCCCAGAGAAGAGGACATTGCCTTGTATACTGGGGCATTAAATCTTTTGCTCAGAAGGTGCATATTTTGAGCCACATTGTGTAGCTGAAGTAACCTTGTTCATTGGTCAGAAGTACATCAGAGTATCAATTACCATTTGAGCCCAAAGAGCAAAACATCTCCTCCTCTTCCAAAAGGTGTAATATCTGCACATTTCTCAAGAACCTTTCCAGTGGCAAGTTAAAATGAGCAAATCAAGAGCTGCTTTATTCTTCAAAAACAAGTTTCTTAACATTTAATAATAGGAGtctttgaaagaaatttttaattgcAAGTAATAACActgtcatctttttaaaattcttgattCTGTACTTATTTACAAATGTAACCGCTCGATTCCACAGCTTTTTAAGCTACAGACCTATTATTCTCATTTGACAGTTTCATCTAAAGGGAATCGATGCAGATGAAAGCTTAGCCGAGATGATCGCCCCTGAGCCTAGTCTTTTCCACATATCACAGGAAGAAGTAGAGAAAAGTAAATGTAGCAAGTATTtctattttactgaagtataattgatagcAAGTAGTTTGAGTGGACTCCTTAAGAACCTCTTATGTTTGCGGCTGGGTTGGCCACTAAGACCAGGGATTTCTAAAGGTCAGGCCTGCCCTCTTGAGGTCTCAACCCTTGATATTCCATCTGAATTGAGAAGAAAAACAAtcttgcttttgtgtgtgtgtttaaatatattcaattaaaaGAATAGTCTTTTTTTGAAGTTATACCCTTTCATAAGGTAATATAGATAATAGATGATGGTAGTTTTTACtgcccttatatatatatacacacacatatatacataatacatacatagtattttttaaatattttatttatttggctgtgctgggtcttagttgcagcatgagggagcTTCAGTTTTCATTGCGGCATGtaaactcttggttgcagcatatggggtctagttccctgaccacagatcgaacccaggcaggccctctgctttgggagcacggagtcagccacaggaccaccagagaagtccttactacccttttttattaaaattaacttgGCAAACATGTTGGCCATTTTACTGGTTCATGAAATTCAAATGTCTGGAAATCATTGAACTAAGTGATCCTGGAGATGCTTTCTGCCTCTACCATTCTGTGTGTGTAAACCATTCTGTGTGTGTAAAAAGCACCAGCATCATCTTCCCAGAGCGTCTCTGCTCCCAGCCCTCATCTCTGTCCGCCTTGGCCCCAGGCCAACATGACTGCTACAAGCCCTCCTTCATCCAGGCACTGCTGACTTGGCATCCGGGATAAAGCACATGTGCACCCTCacctcccttcagttcagttcagtcactcagtcatgtccgactctttgtgaccccatgaatcgcagcatgccaggcctccctgtacatcaccaactcccggagttcactcagactcacattcatcgagtcagtgatgccatccagccatctcatcctctatcgtcccctcttcctcctgcccccaatccctcccagcatcagagtcttttccaatgggtcaactcttcacatgaggtggccaaagtactggagtttcagctttagcatcattccttccaaagaaatcccagggctgatctccttcagaatggactggttggatctccttgcagtccaagggactctcaagaatcttctccctTAGGGCTCATCAGTTTCTCAGGGAGGCCTTCCCAGccattctatataaaataatatcagTAACTCCCACCAACACACATACTTCCcctaccttctttttcttttagcagTTAACACTGATACACTCTCTGTTTATTGTGTCTCCACCAGATGAATGAATAATAGACTCTCCTGGGTCCCCTCCCAGTCGTGATGAAccttttccttctgtctccaGCACCCTTTTCCTGCTCCTTGTTTCTCCAAACCACAGACCTCCCAGAACAGCAAAAAGTTCCACCTCCCCGACACCATAGCCCATATCCACATCCCCTGTCATCACTACCACACTCCCACTGAGCTCCCAGCAAGAAGGTCTTTCTTCATCTGCGCTCCTGTATTCACTTCCTGGTACCAAGTGTTGTGGCTACTCCTCCAGGCCCAGCAGAGCTGGTTAAGAGCACACAGATCTGCGTTCTGATGCTCACCTGAATGGTCATCCCTACACTGGCTCACCAGCTCCTGATGCTCAGAAGACAAGGTGGAGAAGTCTTAGCTCAGCCAGCCCTCTTCTCTGGCCCCAGGGGCTTTACCATCTTTGAGCGGTGGATTATGTGTCCCTGACCCCTTTTTTCCAGGCAGCTTTGAACTTGGCAGTAGATTCAATGACACAATTAGGCTGGAAGATACCATGAGGTTTTAATAATAATCTAATAACACTGttcaacaaaaacaacatacaTGTGTCTCTCATAGAGACATAGAAACACACACCTCTTCCTCCCGCACAGACTCTGAGGTAGAAAATAACACTGCCTGAAGTATAAAAAAATACTTGACAGGCTGAGCCATGGCCCAGACCACAGGATCACAAGGCACTTGGCTGAAAGGTTGCCCCTTGAGAGCGGGGGCAGAGGCTAGGCCAGCTGCGCTCCAGGCAGCTGGGCATCCCTGGCTTCTAGCATGAAATCCTGCTCTGGGATAGCTGGAGAGGGTAGGGGCTGAAACGAATGGCAGCTGATCTGCGAAGAACAGAGTGATGCTCCTGGCACGTAAAAGGCCGTTGGTAAACATCTGCTGAATGAATTGAATGACTGGAGGGGAACAATTCCAAAGAATACATCCTGGAGGTTCTGGGGCCTTGCAGCCCTGCGCAGGGCAACCAAGGATGAAACAGCACCTCCACCTCTGAAAGGTAGCCAAGGAGGTAGAAATGCCAACACTGGGATGCTTTGGCGTATGTGGGTGGGGGAAGAATGCAGTGGAGggtctcttctttcctcccaaaGTGTTTCATACATAACTGGGGCCCTCGACCCAGCAGGGCCCAGCCCTTCTCATCTAGTTCTCCTCCTTGATGGCAGACCTCTGTCTTAACTCTGGTTTCCAGTACCTGGCACAGATCAGGCATCAAGGGCTCATTGAGTGAATAAAGGCCCATAGCAGCATTAGTAGCTTATCTTCATTCTACCAACCGATTCCATCTGGCCTCAAGTCTCCCCGGCTGGGTCTGACCCTGCCTTAAGAATACCATTCACCTCTCCCTTCCATGGCAAAACAGCTTCATCCCTCGCCTTGGGGAAAAAGTTCTTAGCCAGGTGGGCCATGCGTCTGTTCTGCAGGAGCCGACGCTCCTCAAGGGAGTGGAGACCCCAGGTCCCGTCCACCTGGTCGGGCTCCCAGCGGCGGCTAGGGTGCAGCCAGCAGTAGTAGGCCAGCCGCAGAGCCAGCCCCAGAAGGAAGCAGGCGCCGGCCGCAGGCAGCAGGCTCTGCAGCAGGCGCCCGCTGGGCAGCCAGGAGCTCTGAGTCACCCAGGCCACCACCAGGAGAAGGCTGTCGTTCAGCAGGAACACCAGGTGGATGGTGGCGCGGCCTCGGGTGTGGCCCTCAGCCACGTTGAACCAGGAGAAATACAGGATGGTGGCCACGGTCGCCCGGTACAGCCACTCAGAGTGGGGACCTGGCATAAAGTCCGTGCCCTGCAGCCAGACCCAGAAGAGGAACACCAGCCACAGGCCCAAGAAGTGCAGGGCCACGTAGTGGGGGAAGAGGGCTGAGAAGAGGGCCACGACCAGCACCCGGGGCCAGAGCAGCAGCAGGTTCCACAGGAAGTAGATCACGGAGGCACCCGGTCCCAGGAGAAGCTTGGCGGGGAGGCAGGTGCGCAGGGCCCGGTGATAGTCGAGCAGCGCCCACGAGATACCCACAAAGGACGTACAGATGCTGACCCCTGTGAAGAAGAGTAGACAGGTGAGCCCTGCGGGCAGCCTGCAGGTGCTCCCCTGAGGTGGTGGGCACTTCGGAAGCCTTGTAGCCATGCTGCGGTGGGTATTAGAGCTCCCAGTTTGTTGAAAAGTACAGCTGGAGCACAGTAAGCGCACACAACCCTACCAGAGCTCCCATCCACATGGAGTCTGTCCTTCACCACAACCCTTTCAAGTGCTACCCCTGTTACATTTTTCAAGGGTGAGACTGTGTGACTTAACACTCTCATCAGCACCCATCACCCAGCATTGGGTACCCCCTGGGCCTTGGCCCCATCCCGAGCACATTCTGAAATCCTTCCTTTCCTTGAAGAGTCCATGCCTTTCTTGAATCGGAACCCCAGTAGTCCAGTTCCCCTTTTCTTAACCTCAGAAAGGGAAGCAGGAAATCCCACAGGGTGACGACAAAGTCTCTAGCTGAAGCCACCTCCTGGGGGCCAGAAGGGATGTCCCTGCTACGCGGCTGGAACAGCCCCTACCCGCCTCCCTTCCACCCTCGGACCGGGCTTCCGGTTTTGATTTTCCAAGACATCCGCCTCCCACCTCCTGGTTGCCCATCCTAGACTAGAAGCACCAGGCCCTCCAAGGAGGGCTGGAAGCATCTCTAGACagcttcctccctgccccccttcCTACCTCATTCGGTCAACAGATGTTCTCTGGGAACCTGCTGTGGGTCGGGAACCCACTCCCAGCCTGGAATC containing:
- the XKR8 gene encoding XK-related protein 8, encoding MPWSPRAVLLRDLVLGILGTLAFLIDLGADLWAASQYVLSGRYLWAALVLVLLGLASVALQLFSWIWLRSDVSSPLAPKPPGRHLALLHLLQLGYLYRCVQGLQQGLLVWRQEAPSEFDLAYADFLSLDISMLRLFETFLETTPQLTLVLAIILQSGSAEYYQWVSICTSFVGISWALLDYHRALRTCLPAKLLLGPGASVIYFLWNLLLLWPRVLVVALFSALFPHYVALHFLGLWLVFLFWVWLQGTDFMPGPHSEWLYRATVATILYFSWFNVAEGHTRGRATIHLVFLLNDSLLLVVAWVTQSSWLPSGRLLQSLLPAAGACFLLGLALRLAYYCWLHPSRRWEPDQVDGTWGLHSLEERRLLQNRRMAHLAKNFFPKARDEAVLPWKGEVNGILKAGSDPAGET